Proteins co-encoded in one Papaver somniferum cultivar HN1 chromosome 5, ASM357369v1, whole genome shotgun sequence genomic window:
- the LOC113280880 gene encoding 40S ribosomal protein S10-1-like, which translates to MIISEKNRRDIFKYLFQEGVLYAKKDFNLAKHPAVDVPNLQVIKLMQSFKSKEYVRETFAWMHYYWFLTNEGIELLRNYLNLPPEVLPSTLKKSTVAKFAPQGDRRGPRGDGERPRFGGDRDGYRGGPRGPAGEGGEKGGAPEGFQPSFRNPRGGGGFGRCRGHAGPASSDLA; encoded by the exons ATG ATCATATCCGAGAAGAATCGCAGAGATATATTCAAGTACCTGTTTCaag AGGGAGTTTTATATGCAAAAAAGGATTTCAATCTTGCAAAACATCCAGCTGTTGATGTACCTAACCTACAGGTGATCAAGCTCATGCAGAGCTTCAAATCCAAGGAATATGTCAGAGAAACATTTGCTTGGATGCATTACTACTGGTTTCTCACCAATGAGGGAATTGAATTATTGAGAAATTATCTTAACCTACCACCTGAGGTTCTTCCTTCAACCTTGAAGAAGTCCACAGTAGCCAAATTCGCTCCACAAGGAGATCGTCG TGGTCCTCGTGGTGACGGAGAGAGACCACGGTTTGGTGGTGATCGCGATGGATACCGTGGAGGACCCAGAGGGCCAGCTGGTGAGGGAGGAGAAAAGGGTGGAGCACCTGAGGGATTCCAGCCTTCGTTCAGG AATCCACGCGGAGGAGGTGGTTTTGGTCGATGTCGTGGTCATGCTGGACCTGCAAGCTCTGACCTTGCTTGA